Proteins encoded by one window of Candidatus Pelagibacter giovannonii:
- the rpsM gene encoding 30S ribosomal protein S13: protein MARIAGVNIPQNKLVHIGLTYIYGIGDKFSSQICTSLEIPKAKRINELTDEDILKIREYIDANFKVEGDLRRDYSLTIKRLIDLACYRGSRHRKKLPVRGQRTRCNARTRKGKAIAIAGKKLTPLKK from the coding sequence ATGGCTCGTATAGCAGGTGTAAACATTCCGCAAAATAAACTTGTTCACATAGGACTAACGTATATCTATGGTATTGGTGATAAATTTTCTAGCCAAATTTGTACTTCTTTAGAAATTCCTAAAGCAAAAAGAATTAATGAACTTACTGATGAAGATATTTTAAAAATTAGAGAATATATTGATGCTAACTTTAAAGTCGAAGGTGATCTTAGAAGAGATTATTCTTTAACTATTAAAAGATTAATTGATCTTGCGTGCTATAGAGGATCTAGACACAGAAAAAAACTTCCAGTTAGAGGACAAAGAACAAGATGTAATGCAAGAACAAGAAAAGGTAAAGCAATCGCAATTGCTGGTAAAAAATTAACTCCACTTAAAAAATAA
- the rpsK gene encoding 30S ribosomal protein S11, with protein sequence MAKVDKVENKEAVIEKKVDKKSKKSSYSKKKKIKKNILNGIAYVQSTFNNTIISIADTNGNVISWASAGQKGFKGSRKSTPYAAQIAADSAASKALEYGMKTLSVEVKGPGSGRETALRALQARGFKILSIKDTTPMPHNGVRPPKKRRV encoded by the coding sequence ATGGCTAAAGTAGATAAAGTTGAGAATAAAGAAGCTGTTATAGAAAAAAAAGTTGATAAAAAATCTAAGAAAAGCTCTTATTCAAAAAAAAAGAAAATAAAAAAGAATATTCTTAACGGTATCGCTTACGTACAGTCTACTTTTAATAATACAATAATTTCAATTGCAGATACTAATGGAAATGTAATTTCTTGGGCATCTGCCGGACAAAAAGGTTTTAAAGGTTCAAGAAAATCAACACCTTATGCTGCGCAAATCGCTGCAGATTCTGCTGCATCTAAAGCTTTAGAATATGGAATGAAAACTTTATCGGTTGAAGTTAAAGGACCTGGTTCAGGAAGAGAAACTGCATTAAGAGCTTTACAAGCGAGAGGATTTAAAATTCTTTCAATAAAAGATACAACACCAATGCCACATAACGGCGTAAGACCACCAAAAAAAAGGAGAGTTTAA
- a CDS encoding DNA-directed RNA polymerase subunit alpha, with protein sequence MESLNVNAKNWKALIKPAQLDVKISDDKSHAKIIAEPLEKGYGLTLGNSLRRILLSSIRGAAVTSIQIDGVLHEFTSIKGVREDVTDIVLNVKSLALKSSSDGTKKLILDAKGPGEIKASDIAPVTDIEILNPDLVICNLDENTHFHMEMNVGTGKGYVPAVMNKPEEPPLGLIAIDSLYSPVKKVSYSISTAREGKALDYDKLIMEVETNGSISAEDAVAYSARIFQDQLNMFVNFDEPVEAPVKEVSSEPEFNKNLLRKVDELELSVRSMNCLKNDNIIYIGDLVQKSEGEMLRTPNFGRKSLNEIKEVLTGMSLYLGMEIPNWPPDNIVEMSKKLEEQI encoded by the coding sequence ATGGAAAGTTTAAATGTAAATGCTAAAAATTGGAAAGCATTAATTAAACCAGCTCAATTAGATGTTAAAATTAGTGATGACAAATCTCATGCAAAAATTATCGCAGAACCTTTAGAAAAAGGATATGGTTTAACTTTAGGGAATTCTTTAAGAAGAATTTTACTTTCATCAATCAGAGGTGCTGCCGTTACATCAATTCAAATTGATGGTGTTTTACATGAATTTACATCTATCAAAGGTGTTAGAGAAGATGTAACTGATATAGTTTTAAACGTTAAATCATTAGCTCTAAAAAGTTCTTCGGATGGTACTAAAAAACTTATTTTAGATGCTAAAGGTCCTGGAGAAATTAAAGCTTCTGACATAGCACCAGTAACCGATATTGAAATTTTAAATCCTGATTTAGTTATTTGTAATTTAGATGAAAATACACATTTCCATATGGAAATGAATGTTGGAACAGGTAAGGGATATGTTCCTGCAGTGATGAATAAGCCAGAAGAACCACCTTTAGGATTAATTGCTATAGATTCTTTATATAGTCCGGTTAAGAAGGTTTCATACTCTATAAGTACTGCTAGGGAAGGAAAAGCCCTAGATTATGATAAATTAATCATGGAAGTTGAAACTAATGGATCAATTTCTGCTGAAGACGCAGTTGCGTATTCTGCTAGAATTTTCCAAGATCAACTAAATATGTTTGTAAATTTTGACGAACCTGTTGAAGCACCAGTAAAAGAAGTTTCATCTGAGCCTGAATTCAATAAAAATTTATTAAGAAAAGTTGATGAACTTGAACTATCTGTGCGTTCTATGAATTGTCTTAAAAATGATAATATTATTTACATTGGAGATCTAGTCCAAAAGTCAGAAGGTGAAATGCTTAGAACACCTAACTTTGGAAGAAAATCACTTAATGAAATAAAAGAAGTTTTAACTGGTATGTCTTTATACTTAGGTATGGAGATACCAAACTGGCCACCAGATAATATAGTTGAAATGTCTAAAAAGTTAGAGGAGCAGATCTAA